In one window of Pseudodesulfovibrio sediminis DNA:
- a CDS encoding 4Fe-4S binding protein has product MKLPRLIPEALKGLFCRPATRRYPAETREPYAESRGEIVNDASKCILCGLCARRCPTACIEVDKKGLWAHEPFACVLCGWCAEVCPTHCLTQSTERPTPSATRQRTELHPAPPKRPAKSKKDA; this is encoded by the coding sequence ATGAAGCTGCCCCGATTGATTCCAGAAGCACTCAAAGGCCTTTTTTGCCGTCCCGCCACCCGGCGCTATCCCGCCGAGACCCGTGAACCCTATGCCGAATCTCGCGGGGAGATCGTCAATGATGCGTCCAAGTGCATCCTTTGCGGTCTTTGCGCCCGGCGTTGCCCAACGGCCTGCATCGAGGTGGACAAGAAAGGACTCTGGGCTCACGAACCCTTTGCGTGCGTCCTGTGCGGCTGGTGCGCGGAAGTCTGCCCCACGCACTGTCTCACCCAGTCCACAGAACGTCCGACTCCCAGTGCTACCCGTCAGCGTACCGAGCTGCACCCTGCTCCACCAAAGCGTCCAGCCAAGTCCAAAAAAGACGCCTAG
- a CDS encoding nickel-dependent hydrogenase large subunit, with amino-acid sequence MGRTVIPFGPQHPVLPEPIHLTLTLEDDRIVEALPRMGYVHRGLELLAQKRTPDQMVQVVERVCGICSMMHGMCFCQALEEIHGIEPPPRAKWLRVFWAEMHRLHSHLLWLGLFADALGFENLFMGFWRVRERIMDMQDATTGNRVMVSVSAIGGVRRDLPPDLESWCRRELIGVRDEVHRLGKAMLGDYSTAKRTKGIGVLTAERAHDLGTVGPVLRGSGVAHDIRMLDKEIYGALEFTPCVETDGDSWSRLAVRIAESEQSANLALGALDKLPQGDITVKVKGRPEGEAVRRVEQPRGEALYYVKADGGKLLDRVRIRTPTFANIPALLDLLPGHDLADAPVLVLTIDPCISCTER; translated from the coding sequence ATGGGCCGTACAGTCATACCCTTCGGACCGCAGCATCCGGTACTCCCTGAGCCCATTCATCTGACCCTGACTCTGGAGGATGATCGTATTGTCGAGGCGTTGCCCCGAATGGGATACGTCCACCGGGGTCTTGAACTCCTGGCCCAAAAACGCACCCCGGACCAAATGGTCCAGGTGGTGGAGCGAGTCTGCGGCATCTGCTCCATGATGCACGGCATGTGTTTTTGCCAGGCCCTTGAGGAGATACATGGTATCGAGCCGCCGCCGAGAGCCAAATGGCTGCGCGTGTTCTGGGCCGAGATGCATCGTCTGCACAGTCACCTTCTTTGGCTGGGCCTTTTTGCCGATGCCCTGGGCTTTGAGAATCTGTTCATGGGATTCTGGCGGGTACGTGAACGGATTATGGACATGCAGGACGCCACAACCGGCAACCGGGTCATGGTCTCTGTTTCCGCTATCGGCGGAGTGCGACGTGACTTACCCCCGGATCTGGAGTCATGGTGCCGAAGAGAACTGATCGGAGTGCGAGACGAAGTGCACCGTCTGGGCAAGGCCATGCTGGGCGATTATTCCACAGCTAAAAGGACCAAGGGTATCGGGGTGTTGACTGCGGAGCGGGCGCATGATCTGGGTACGGTAGGGCCGGTCTTGCGTGGCTCGGGCGTCGCTCATGATATTCGCATGCTGGATAAGGAAATTTACGGCGCGCTGGAGTTCACTCCCTGTGTGGAAACGGACGGTGACAGTTGGTCCCGACTGGCCGTGCGCATTGCTGAAAGTGAACAAAGTGCGAATCTGGCCCTTGGGGCCTTGGATAAGTTGCCGCAGGGTGACATTACAGTAAAGGTCAAAGGAAGGCCCGAGGGCGAAGCCGTGCGACGCGTGGAACAGCCTCGTGGCGAGGCACTGTATTATGTGAAAGCCGATGGCGGGAAGCTCCTGGATCGGGTACGCATCCGCACGCCCACATTCGCCAACATTCCCGCTTTGCTCGACCTGCTGCCAGGCCATGATCTGGCCGACGCGCCAGTGCTGGTGTTGACCATCGACCCCTGTATTTCCTGTACGGAGCGATGA
- a CDS encoding NADH-quinone oxidoreductase subunit C produces MNAETISLSELGAESARRATEGWRLVTATCVPLKDGDIDLIYHFDRDLVMEQVRLTVARDAELPSLNPDHPGAYLVENEIQDQFGLRFSGLTPDFGGQMFLEPEARLSPMAAYTVVPKKEEA; encoded by the coding sequence ATGAACGCCGAAACCATTTCTTTGTCCGAACTGGGTGCCGAGTCTGCTCGACGCGCTACCGAAGGGTGGCGTCTGGTGACTGCCACTTGCGTTCCCCTGAAGGATGGCGACATTGACCTGATCTATCATTTCGACAGAGACCTCGTCATGGAACAGGTACGCCTCACCGTGGCCAGAGACGCGGAGCTGCCCAGCCTGAACCCGGACCACCCTGGCGCCTATTTGGTGGAGAACGAGATACAGGATCAGTTCGGTCTACGCTTTTCGGGCCTGACTCCGGACTTTGGCGGACAGATGTTCCTGGAGCCGGAAGCCCGGCTCTCACCCATGGCCGCCTATACGGTGGTGCCAAAGAAGGAGGAGGCGTAG
- a CDS encoding NADH-quinone oxidoreductase subunit B family protein has translation MNIFKKITNLARRKSPWILHYDCSSCNGCDIEILACLTPLYDVERFGAVNVGNPLHADVLLVTGSVNLRNADVLKELYRQMPDPKAVVAVGACALSGGVFHDAYNVLGGVDKIIPVDVYVPGCPATPESVLDGVIMALDKFGHGSNQGENA, from the coding sequence ATGAATATATTCAAGAAAATAACGAATTTGGCACGGCGCAAATCCCCCTGGATTCTGCACTACGACTGTAGCAGTTGTAACGGCTGTGATATCGAGATTCTGGCCTGCCTGACTCCGCTCTACGACGTGGAACGATTCGGTGCGGTCAATGTGGGCAACCCCCTCCACGCGGACGTTCTTCTTGTTACGGGCTCGGTTAATCTCCGTAACGCCGATGTGCTCAAGGAGCTGTATCGACAGATGCCGGATCCCAAGGCAGTCGTGGCCGTTGGTGCCTGCGCGCTGTCCGGCGGGGTTTTCCACGATGCCTACAACGTGCTGGGCGGGGTGGACAAGATCATCCCTGTAGACGTGTATGTTCCTGGCTGTCCGGCCACACCGGAATCCGTACTGGACGGGGTGATCATGGCCTTGGACAAGTTTGGACATGGTTCCAATCAAGGAGAGAACGCATGA
- a CDS encoding NADH-quinone oxidoreductase subunit H, whose amino-acid sequence MTNLLIGLIVLCFTPFLGGLIQGMDRILTARVQRRVGPPLLQPFFDVIKLWAKEPLFTSAMTDFCAWGGLVGSAAALGLFITGQDLLLVFFTQAVGAGLPAVGALASPSPYSQTGGQRELLQLAAYEPVLLLILACVGQASGSFASWAPLALSEPLLPQLPLAFAALLLVTGIKFRKSPFDTAASAHAHQELVRGMYTEYSGRSLALLEVAHWLDTVLLLGICALFWASNLWCMALVVALVWLGEIVLDNASARLTWPWLLAVFWGPGLILTAVNLAWVVW is encoded by the coding sequence ATGACCAATCTGTTGATAGGGCTTATCGTCCTGTGCTTCACTCCGTTTCTGGGCGGACTCATCCAAGGCATGGACCGCATTCTCACCGCACGTGTTCAGCGACGGGTCGGACCGCCGCTGTTGCAACCGTTCTTTGATGTAATCAAGCTCTGGGCCAAAGAACCGCTGTTCACCAGTGCCATGACAGACTTCTGTGCATGGGGAGGACTGGTCGGTTCGGCTGCGGCTTTGGGCCTTTTCATAACTGGACAGGACCTGCTGCTGGTTTTCTTTACTCAGGCCGTAGGGGCAGGGCTTCCGGCTGTGGGAGCACTGGCCTCTCCTTCGCCTTACAGCCAGACAGGCGGCCAACGCGAGCTGTTGCAGCTGGCGGCCTATGAACCTGTCCTGTTGCTCATCCTGGCCTGCGTGGGACAGGCGTCCGGCAGTTTTGCATCCTGGGCTCCCCTGGCGCTTTCCGAGCCGCTGCTGCCACAACTGCCTTTGGCGTTTGCTGCACTCCTGCTGGTCACAGGCATCAAATTTCGCAAGTCGCCGTTTGACACGGCTGCTTCGGCCCATGCGCATCAGGAGCTGGTCCGCGGCATGTATACAGAATATTCGGGCCGATCACTGGCCCTGCTCGAAGTGGCTCATTGGCTTGACACGGTGCTCCTGTTGGGCATCTGTGCCTTGTTCTGGGCTTCGAACCTCTGGTGTATGGCTCTGGTTGTGGCATTGGTCTGGCTGGGCGAGATTGTGCTGGACAACGCTTCGGCCCGACTGACCTGGCCCTGGCTTCTGGCCGTCTTCTGGGGCCCAGGCCTGATACTGACCGCAGTCAATTTGGCTTGGGTGGTATGGTAA
- a CDS encoding proton-conducting transporter membrane subunit, with protein MQFSPSIILLILLVLWPLLAAAGCLFGSRLRTALIWGTALVLPVSALLLVLHAGPEGALPLPPEATHGVLLGAAVADFLLLAFFLLVALRRKSILTALFVVPQVALLALLESQPHSAPPTLFHADQLSLTLVCVVSVVGSLICLWAVPYMREHERHLNLKRSRQPGFFLVLLGFLGAMNGLALAADLRLFYLGFELTTLCSFLLIGHDRTPVAKNNALRALWMNSVGGLALIGAMVWLSMDGSGLHIPTLVATTGLSLIPLALLVLAGLAKAAQPPFTGWLLGAMVAPTPTSALLHSSTMVKAGVYLVLRFSPAFASTVIGPTTALIGGFGFLAGAVLAMGRSDGKEVLAYSTISNLGLMIACAGLGTPWALAAGTLLLLFHALAKGLLFLCVGSADQGRDGRQAEDLRGLVSGMPQTAPLLALGVGAMLLPPFGMLLGKWMAVEAASSNTLLLVLLGLGSGLTMAYWTRWVGLVLSAGESTGADKEIGSARMIPQYVLAGLTLAGTALGPWLYVLLSGPNTDQMVTGFQVGGFVYSPLLVALLFGLALGFRAHARRNTARRAGPYLAGLASTSIASFTNTLGQTMQAKTGLYAFERLFGEKRLLPWINGLALAGLTILLLLAQFGAFWLGGNA; from the coding sequence ATGCAATTTTCTCCATCGATTATCCTCCTGATTCTGCTTGTCCTTTGGCCCCTGCTGGCCGCTGCGGGGTGTCTTTTCGGATCACGCCTTCGCACCGCGCTTATCTGGGGTACGGCCCTTGTGCTGCCTGTTTCGGCCTTGCTGCTGGTATTGCACGCAGGCCCTGAAGGAGCGTTGCCGCTGCCGCCTGAGGCAACCCATGGTGTGCTGTTGGGCGCTGCCGTAGCCGACTTTCTGCTCCTGGCCTTTTTCCTTCTGGTGGCTCTGCGACGCAAAAGCATCCTTACCGCGCTTTTCGTGGTGCCGCAGGTCGCTCTGCTGGCCCTGTTGGAGAGCCAGCCCCACAGCGCTCCACCAACGCTGTTCCATGCAGACCAATTGTCGCTGACACTTGTTTGCGTGGTCTCGGTGGTCGGCTCGCTCATCTGCCTCTGGGCCGTGCCGTACATGCGCGAGCACGAACGACACCTGAACCTGAAGCGGTCAAGGCAGCCAGGTTTTTTCCTCGTATTACTGGGCTTTCTGGGGGCCATGAACGGCCTTGCCCTGGCCGCGGACTTGCGGCTCTTTTATCTGGGCTTCGAGTTGACCACACTATGCTCCTTCCTGCTCATCGGTCATGATCGCACCCCGGTAGCCAAAAACAACGCACTCCGGGCCTTGTGGATGAACTCCGTCGGCGGCCTCGCCCTGATCGGCGCCATGGTCTGGCTGAGCATGGATGGCTCGGGCCTGCATATTCCGACTCTGGTCGCCACGACTGGCCTTTCGTTAATCCCACTGGCTTTGCTGGTGCTGGCAGGGCTTGCAAAAGCGGCGCAACCGCCCTTTACCGGCTGGCTTTTGGGGGCCATGGTTGCCCCCACCCCCACCTCGGCCCTGTTGCACTCCTCAACCATGGTCAAGGCCGGAGTCTATCTGGTCCTTCGTTTTTCCCCCGCCTTTGCGTCCACGGTAATCGGGCCGACCACAGCACTGATCGGCGGCTTCGGTTTCCTGGCCGGGGCTGTACTGGCCATGGGGCGCTCCGACGGCAAGGAAGTGCTTGCCTACTCTACCATTTCCAACCTTGGACTCATGATTGCCTGTGCCGGACTGGGTACCCCCTGGGCTCTGGCCGCCGGAACCTTACTGCTCCTCTTCCATGCCTTGGCCAAGGGATTGCTCTTTCTGTGCGTGGGCAGCGCGGACCAGGGACGCGACGGTCGACAGGCCGAAGACCTGCGGGGGCTGGTTTCCGGTATGCCACAAACAGCGCCCCTGCTCGCCCTGGGTGTCGGGGCCATGCTCCTGCCTCCTTTTGGCATGTTGCTGGGTAAGTGGATGGCCGTGGAAGCGGCTTCGAGCAACACCCTCCTGTTGGTTCTATTGGGACTTGGTAGCGGCCTGACCATGGCGTATTGGACCCGCTGGGTAGGGCTGGTGCTGAGTGCAGGAGAGAGCACCGGGGCGGACAAGGAAATCGGCTCCGCACGCATGATTCCGCAATATGTGCTGGCTGGGCTGACCTTGGCCGGAACAGCTTTGGGCCCCTGGCTCTACGTATTGTTATCCGGCCCGAACACCGACCAGATGGTCACCGGCTTTCAGGTAGGCGGTTTTGTCTACTCCCCCCTGCTCGTGGCGCTGCTCTTCGGGCTGGCACTGGGGTTCAGAGCACACGCCCGCCGGAACACCGCCAGACGAGCCGGGCCATATCTCGCGGGATTGGCCTCAACAAGCATTGCCTCATTTACCAATACGCTGGGTCAAACCATGCAGGCCAAGACAGGACTGTACGCCTTTGAGCGGCTGTTTGGAGAAAAGCGGCTGTTGCCCTGGATTAACGGGCTGGCACTGGCCGGACTGACAATTTTGCTGCTTCTGGCGCAATTTGGCGCTTTCTGGCTGGGAGGGAACGCATGA
- a CDS encoding substrate-binding domain-containing protein, which produces MKPKSQALTNQVKAYRTKKGLSQTQLAELAGVKRQAIYDIESGKYAPNTLIALRLAKHLSCRVEDIFNEKVEDLASFTLVGPPLEHVARVSLAKVRDRLIAYPLPGSDPFNTNFEAADGLLSPGQDNVKLLCPPDMPDKTLILLGCDPAFALLSAHVSRKAADMRINYRFASSLKAVNGVASGHAHLAGTHLHPGTKVHGDNIVLAKKSLGQKPATIIGFSQIEEGLLVAPGNPYSIRSLEDLTNPKVRLINRESGAALRILLDDLLEKQGIPPEKIPGYDDVVRSHTEGVMRVLYRKADAALGFRAIANMYGLDFIPLISANCELVLPQDLLEHPAMKILLDTLQTRALRNELKALAGYDTESTGSIIAEI; this is translated from the coding sequence ATGAAGCCGAAATCTCAGGCGTTAACAAATCAGGTGAAAGCCTATCGGACAAAGAAAGGCCTTTCACAGACGCAGTTAGCTGAACTTGCTGGTGTCAAGCGCCAGGCCATTTACGATATTGAGTCCGGGAAATACGCTCCCAATACTCTTATTGCGCTTCGCCTTGCCAAACACCTTTCCTGTCGTGTCGAAGATATTTTTAATGAAAAGGTAGAAGACTTGGCGTCTTTCACGCTGGTCGGGCCGCCTCTGGAGCACGTTGCGCGCGTCTCTCTGGCAAAGGTGCGAGACCGCCTGATTGCGTACCCGCTGCCTGGTTCCGATCCTTTCAACACCAATTTCGAAGCGGCGGATGGCTTGCTCTCCCCGGGGCAGGACAACGTCAAGTTGCTTTGCCCTCCTGACATGCCGGATAAGACGCTCATTCTTTTGGGATGCGACCCTGCATTCGCCCTGCTTTCCGCACATGTCTCCCGTAAAGCCGCAGATATGCGCATAAACTACCGTTTTGCCTCCAGCCTCAAGGCGGTCAACGGCGTGGCTTCTGGACACGCGCATCTCGCGGGCACGCATTTGCACCCCGGCACCAAGGTCCATGGCGACAACATCGTATTGGCCAAGAAAAGCCTGGGACAAAAACCCGCGACCATTATCGGGTTCTCGCAAATTGAAGAAGGGCTGCTAGTTGCTCCGGGCAATCCGTATAGCATCCGTTCCCTGGAGGATTTAACCAATCCGAAAGTACGACTCATCAATCGTGAATCAGGTGCCGCACTTCGCATCCTGCTCGATGACTTGCTTGAAAAACAGGGAATACCGCCGGAAAAAATCCCCGGCTACGATGACGTGGTTCGCAGCCATACGGAAGGCGTCATGCGTGTATTATACAGAAAGGCCGACGCCGCGTTGGGCTTTCGCGCAATCGCGAACATGTACGGACTGGATTTCATCCCGCTCATTTCCGCAAACTGTGAACTGGTCTTGCCGCAGGATCTCCTGGAACATCCAGCCATGAAAATCTTGCTCGACACCCTGCAAACCCGCGCCCTGCGGAATGAACTGAAAGCCCTGGCCGGATATGACACAGAGTCGACCGGATCAATCATTGCCGAAATATAA
- a CDS encoding TonB-dependent receptor plug domain-containing protein, whose protein sequence is MYSLFVMLVLSVCFAGTALAQAEDASDDGVVEKKEEKPVENTQEERKSVFDLGEIEVISTKANSGNPTSVQVDKEELRKFEANTLPELTKIVPGLTTDRTGARNETMIRIRGFDQKHIPIYLDGIPIYVPYDGYPDLGRFTTYDLSEVIVSKGFTSVLYGPNTMGGAINMVSRRPVEEFEGNIGGRVDTNGYRSYLNAGTNQGAWYFQGSASYLNSDGYHLPDSYDATTEEDGGVRENSYKQDSKYSLKLGLTPNKTDEYSLTYIYQHGEKGTPPYTGTNPAEKVRYWRWPYWDKQSVYMNTKTAVGAEKDYYIKTRLFFDSFKNALNSYDDATYSSQNFGSSFRSNYNDHTVGGAIELGTYVIPNNALKMALHYKGDYHIEHNDGDPNQHFHEDIYSIGLEDTIDITDQLYCIAGVSYDYIETIKAEDLDGSNNIVSFDKPSASGVNPQLGFFYRVGEGGLAHATAAAKTRLPSIKDKFSYKMGKAYPNPSLKPEKSINYELGYKQDFNKTDTMEVTFFYYDISDFIESVYVIPTRYQNQNVGNVEQYGVELSASANLVENLFGGFNYTHLHYNNLTSPSQVLTDTPENKAFVFLQYKFFPDIWLMIDGEYNSRSWDRTDRSYNAGEYFLLGAKFQCKVNEHASFNVGAENLLDQEYEIDEGYPEAGRTVYAGLDFTF, encoded by the coding sequence TTGTATAGTCTTTTTGTTATGCTGGTTCTGTCTGTTTGTTTTGCAGGGACAGCCCTTGCACAAGCAGAAGACGCATCTGATGATGGCGTTGTAGAAAAAAAGGAAGAAAAACCAGTAGAAAACACTCAGGAAGAACGAAAAAGTGTTTTTGATCTGGGTGAGATTGAAGTCATTTCAACCAAAGCCAACAGTGGAAACCCGACTTCCGTACAGGTGGATAAAGAAGAACTTCGCAAATTCGAAGCGAACACTCTCCCGGAACTCACCAAAATTGTTCCCGGTCTGACAACGGATCGTACAGGCGCCAGGAATGAAACCATGATCAGAATTCGTGGTTTCGATCAAAAGCACATCCCGATTTATCTTGATGGCATTCCGATATATGTTCCGTACGATGGGTACCCGGACTTGGGCCGTTTCACCACGTATGACCTGTCTGAAGTAATCGTATCCAAGGGGTTTACCTCAGTCTTATACGGGCCGAACACTATGGGCGGTGCCATTAATATGGTCAGCCGACGTCCTGTCGAGGAGTTTGAAGGCAATATCGGCGGACGTGTCGATACCAATGGATATCGTTCGTATTTAAATGCCGGAACCAACCAGGGTGCGTGGTATTTTCAAGGCAGCGCTTCCTATTTGAACAGCGATGGATATCATCTTCCCGACAGCTATGACGCGACCACTGAGGAAGATGGCGGTGTGCGGGAGAATTCATATAAACAGGACAGCAAATACAGCCTCAAGCTGGGTTTGACTCCAAATAAGACCGACGAATATTCACTCACGTACATCTATCAACATGGCGAAAAGGGAACACCTCCTTACACCGGCACGAATCCCGCCGAGAAGGTGCGCTACTGGCGCTGGCCGTATTGGGATAAACAAAGTGTGTACATGAACACCAAGACTGCTGTTGGCGCCGAAAAGGACTATTATATTAAGACGCGTCTCTTTTTTGATAGTTTTAAAAACGCCTTGAACAGCTATGACGACGCCACGTATTCATCGCAGAATTTTGGCAGTTCCTTCAGAAGCAACTACAATGACCACACAGTTGGCGGGGCAATCGAGTTAGGCACCTATGTTATCCCAAACAATGCGCTCAAGATGGCCTTACATTATAAGGGCGATTACCATATTGAGCATAATGACGGTGATCCGAATCAGCATTTCCACGAGGATATTTATTCCATTGGGCTTGAGGATACCATTGATATTACGGATCAACTGTATTGTATTGCTGGTGTCAGCTATGACTATATCGAAACAATAAAAGCCGAAGATCTGGACGGCAGCAACAACATAGTCAGTTTTGATAAACCAAGCGCCAGTGGAGTCAATCCGCAGCTTGGTTTTTTTTATCGCGTAGGCGAAGGCGGCCTAGCTCATGCCACCGCCGCAGCCAAAACCCGCCTCCCTTCGATCAAGGACAAGTTCTCCTACAAAATGGGCAAGGCATATCCCAACCCTTCTCTCAAGCCGGAGAAATCAATCAACTATGAGTTGGGCTATAAACAGGACTTTAACAAGACCGACACGATGGAGGTCACCTTCTTTTACTATGACATCTCCGACTTCATCGAATCCGTCTATGTCATCCCCACCCGGTACCAGAACCAGAATGTGGGCAATGTAGAGCAGTATGGCGTCGAGCTGTCAGCGTCTGCGAATCTGGTGGAAAACCTGTTCGGTGGCTTCAATTACACACACCTGCACTACAACAATCTCACCTCGCCCAGCCAGGTACTGACGGATACGCCGGAAAACAAGGCGTTTGTCTTCCTGCAATACAAGTTCTTCCCGGATATCTGGCTCATGATTGACGGTGAGTATAACTCCCGTAGCTGGGATAGAACTGATCGGTCGTACAACGCGGGTGAATACTTCCTTCTGGGCGCCAAGTTTCAATGCAAGGTCAACGAACATGCGTCCTTCAACGTTGGCGCGGAGAACCTCCTGGATCAGGAATACGAGATCGACGAAGGCTACCCGGAAGCCGGTAGAACCGTGTACGCGGGGCTTGATTTTACATTCTAA
- a CDS encoding FmdE family protein, which yields MSSTEEFERLLDAAVAFHGHVCGGQIIGVRIGMAGLRELGITDPRGRERKDFIAFVETDRCATDAILTVTGLTPGKRSLKILDYGKMAATFVHLPSGRAVRIHVLKSSMEKASELARKLNPGGGKDAELQALKELSEEDLLAVKEVVVHLEPCDLPGVPVRIATCSSCGEQVLDNRDIVVDGNTYCKPCASGQFYYSPSEGSVQSTCNHVREQCNECA from the coding sequence ATGAGCAGTACAGAAGAATTCGAACGCCTGTTGGATGCAGCCGTGGCATTCCATGGCCATGTGTGCGGCGGTCAGATCATTGGCGTGCGTATCGGGATGGCAGGATTACGTGAATTGGGAATAACCGATCCTCGCGGGCGTGAGAGAAAGGACTTCATTGCCTTTGTGGAAACCGATCGTTGCGCAACAGATGCCATTCTTACTGTTACCGGACTGACACCCGGAAAGAGAAGCCTCAAGATTCTGGATTATGGCAAGATGGCTGCGACGTTTGTCCATCTTCCTTCGGGCAGAGCAGTACGAATTCATGTCCTGAAATCCTCGATGGAAAAAGCCTCGGAGCTCGCCCGGAAGTTGAACCCGGGAGGAGGTAAGGACGCAGAACTGCAGGCGCTCAAGGAGTTGTCGGAAGAGGATTTGCTCGCCGTAAAGGAGGTGGTGGTGCATTTGGAGCCTTGCGACCTCCCTGGAGTGCCTGTCCGCATTGCTACCTGCTCATCCTGTGGAGAACAGGTTCTGGACAATAGGGATATCGTTGTTGACGGCAATACATATTGTAAACCCTGTGCCTCCGGTCAGTTTTATTACAGTCCCTCTGAGGGAAGTGTCCAATCAACCTGCAATCATGTGAGGGAGCAGTGTAATGAGTGTGCCTAA
- a CDS encoding class I SAM-dependent methyltransferase has protein sequence MSVPNIDWNTVWQLCHKKNSRHKYNKVAFWDKRAPEFTRSVKETDYILQFLEMMNPQPEWTVLDMGCAAGTLAIPLAKKVRSVTAVDPSPRMRELLQERCEKEGIENVRVVDGSWEQDWDELDIHPHDVFMASRSLLMDDLSASIAKAQDFTRQKVFLSTLVGNGPHDPRILSAVDRKFTPGLDYIIVLNVLRQMGIYADVSFTRNSSRKVYPDHESALNDVRWMVHDMSEDEEAKLREYLQETLLPVENGLTMPVSSPVRWAVLSWDKQTGSDTDMVEE, from the coding sequence ATGAGTGTGCCTAATATCGATTGGAATACCGTCTGGCAGTTATGTCATAAAAAAAACAGTCGGCATAAATACAACAAAGTCGCGTTTTGGGACAAACGCGCCCCGGAATTTACCAGATCTGTGAAGGAGACCGATTATATCCTGCAGTTTCTGGAGATGATGAATCCACAACCGGAGTGGACGGTTTTGGACATGGGGTGTGCAGCCGGTACACTGGCCATACCCTTGGCCAAAAAAGTTCGTTCAGTCACTGCCGTGGACCCTTCTCCCCGTATGCGAGAGCTATTGCAGGAACGCTGTGAAAAGGAAGGGATTGAGAATGTTCGGGTTGTGGACGGGAGCTGGGAGCAGGACTGGGACGAACTGGATATCCACCCCCACGATGTCTTCATGGCATCGCGTTCATTGCTCATGGATGATTTGTCCGCCTCCATTGCCAAGGCGCAAGACTTTACACGCCAGAAGGTTTTTCTTTCCACACTGGTCGGAAACGGTCCTCATGATCCGCGCATTCTCTCCGCGGTGGACCGCAAGTTCACGCCTGGTCTGGATTATATCATCGTCCTCAACGTACTTCGCCAGATGGGAATCTATGCCGACGTATCCTTTACCCGCAATAGCAGTCGCAAGGTGTACCCTGATCATGAGTCTGCGCTGAATGATGTGCGTTGGATGGTGCATGACATGAGCGAGGATGAAGAAGCGAAATTGCGGGAGTATCTGCAAGAGACGCTCTTACCCGTGGAAAACGGGTTAACTATGCCTGTTTCATCCCCCGTTCGCTGGGCTGTTCTTTCCTGGGACAAGCAAACCGGTAGCGATACAGATATGGTGGAGGAATAA